In Harmonia axyridis chromosome 6, icHarAxyr1.1, whole genome shotgun sequence, a single window of DNA contains:
- the LOC123682435 gene encoding uncharacterized protein LOC123682435 encodes MRYTSKTGLAPSATRKLMRKNQDKNFDFSPESRPAPFLLKPLAGIYNPYRYGCSLLCNHPTDEEARELLRRAKDTWVNESRRTILQEEEIAAIRDSLEQLKVYTKQNECSHTPVIEAVPEELFRRYTETDSRPLTPAPTLSSSATRASGSRRCFTPDPIPISTVKEKTMLVLDLRRSHSQELICGGTSFLDPPLILIQQVPTRRGSLESFIGVQKRTSYALHMPATARLMKKDISKKEPSSENPDDGAKTEDENEDDEVYIKRRGKKRRKKRNGSTALPVQTSTDPETQVGAVGPDSNNPSARHSLVPGSNEETALQKAESQSCNAARKSSNFPNIDSFLDVDILKLLRRELTAEIYDNEFNWDRRMALGEALKTLTNGKECCEELMALQSELNLPPLNTDLWISIPRVFSRANARFELPPFSDMLKDMIPMEYIKDNIDVTNKRKIMYNSIFNKFKITISETERKILGKDILGALHILMGQNLPKKPLEGFKELVDWKDDVQYDFKTFSCICATCERLLASDYSKNVPDRKADPCHELEIADFESLNRKLQGQNADEKLVKILYRIKNL; translated from the exons GATAAAAACTTTGATTTCTCACCAGAATCTAGACCTGCTCCCTTTTTGTTGAAACCTTTGGCTGGTATTTACAACCCATACAGGTATGGATGTTCCCTTCTGTGCAATCATCCAACTGATGAAGAAGCTAGAGAATTACTAAGAAGAGCTAAAGACACTTGG GTGAATGAAAGCAGAAGGACTATTCTGCAAGAAGAAGAAATTGCAGCCATAAGAGACAGTCTCGAACAGTTAAAAGTATATACCAAACAGAATGAGTGTAGCCATACACCAGTAATAGAAGCTGTTCCAGAGGAACTTTTCAGACg ttataCAGAAACAGATTCAAGACCCCTTACTCCTGCTCCAACTCTGTCAAGCTCTGCTACAAGAGCCTCTGGGTCCAGAAGATGCTTTACTCCAGATCCTATACCAATTTCTACAGTAAAGGAGAAGACAATGCTTGTTCTCGACCTTAGAAGAAGTCACAGTCAG GAACTGATTTGTGGTGGTACTTCCTTTCTTGACCCACCATTGATTCTGATTCAGCAGGTTCCCACCAGAAGAGGTAGCCTGGAGAGCTTCATAGGTGTTCAGAAAAGAACTTCTTATGCTTTGCATATGCCAGCAACTGCAAGGTTGATGAAGAAGGATATTTCCAAG aaagaaCCATCTTCAGAGAATCCTGATGATGGAGCAAAAACAGAAGACGAAAACGAAGATGATGAAGTTTACATTAAAAGGAGGGGTAAGAAGAGACGCAAGAAGAGAAACGGATCTACAGCTCTACCAGTGCAAACATCTACAGATCCTGAAACCCAG GTTGGAGCAGTTGGTCCAGATTCTAATAATCCTAGTGCAAGGCATTCATTGGTACCAGGATCTAACGAAGAGACTGCCCTTCAGAAAGCAGAATCCCAATCCTGTAATGCTGCAAGAAAATCTAGTAACTTTCCCAACATTGACTCATTTCTAGAcgttgatattttgaaattgttacgAAGGGAATTGACTGCAGAAATATACGACAACGAATTCAACTGGGAT AGGAGAATGGCCCTTGGGGAAGCTCTCAAGACTTTAACGAATGGAAAGGAGTGTTGTGAAGAATTGATGGCTTTGCAATCTGAGCTTAATTTACCACCCCTCAACACAGACCTTTGGATTAGCATACCAAGAGTTTTCTCAAGAGCAAATGCCAGATTTGAATTACCACCATTCAGTGACATGCTCAAAG ATATGATCCCAATGGAATATATCAAAGATAACATAGATGTGACaaacaagagaaaaataatgtataactccatcttcaataaattcaaaataacaatatcCGAAACTGAGAGGAAAATATTGGGAAAG GATATTTTAGGTGCCCTGCACATTTTGATGGGCCAAAATTTGCCAAAAAAACCGCTAGAAGGATTTAAAGAACTGGTGGATTGGAAGGATGATGTTCAGTATGACTTCAAGACGTTTTCTTGCATTTGTGCAACTTGCGAGAGGCTATTAGCATCAGATTATAGCAAAAACGTGCCAGATAGAAAAGCCGATCCTTGTCACGAG TTAGAAATTGCCGACTTTGAATCCCTCAACAGAAAACTGCAAGGTCAAAATGCAGATGAAAAGCTGGTCAAAATTCTGTATAGAATAAAGAACTTGTga